One segment of Polyodon spathula isolate WHYD16114869_AA chromosome 20, ASM1765450v1, whole genome shotgun sequence DNA contains the following:
- the LOC121295413 gene encoding mediator of RNA polymerase II transcription subunit 12 isoform X1 translates to MAAFGMLSCEHRPLKRPRLGPPDVYPQDPKQKEDELTALNVKQGFNNQPAVSGDEHGSAKNVNFNPSKISSNFSSIIAEKLRCNTFPDTGKRKPQVNQKDNFWLVTARSQSSINNWFTDLAGTKPLTQLAKKVPIFSKKEEVFGYLAKYTVPVMRAAWLIKMTCAYYAAITETKVKKRHVIDPCIEWTQIITKYLWEQLQKVAEFYRQSSSQGCGSPLPATPVEVETAMKQWEYNEKLAMFMFQDGMLDRHEFLTWVLECFEKIRPGEDELLKLLLPLMLQYSGEFVQSAYLSRRLAYFCTRRLALLLSDGSVGPGPGGHQAHGISAQPGNALPQTPTPQPAGGNQPQTPFTDFYICPQHRPLVFGLSCMLQSIVLCCPSALVWHYSLMDSRNKTGSPLDLLPIAPSNLPMPGGNTSFTQQVRAKVREIEEQIKERGQAVEVRWSFDKCQETTAGFTIGRVLHTLEVLDSHSFEKSDFSNSLDSLYNRIFGAGQSKDGHEMSPDDDAVVTLLCEWAVSCKRSGRHRAMVVAKLLEKRQAEIEAERCGESEVVDEKGSVSSGSLSAATLPVFQDVLLQFLDTQAPTLTEPGNESERVEFSNLVLLFCELIRHDVFSHNIYMCTLISRGDLASDSHLPRPRSPSEEPADESDRKEQEAGAGGGGKMEDAGLSESMEIDQNSNAIFDDMFSPPMHCESKGSPSPEKPNSEQDGKTLAKDKGPDPAFPLVYELPRHIQYATHFPIPQEESASHECNQRLVVLYGVGKQRDEARHAIKKITKDILKVLNRKSTAETGGEEGQKRKRNKPEAFPTAEDIFSKFQHLSHFDQHQVTSQVSRNVLEQITSFALGMSYHLPLVQHIQFIFDLMEYSLNISGLIDFAIQLLNELSLVEAELLLKSSSLVGSYTTGLCLCIVAVLRRYHSCLILNPDQTAQVFDGLRIVVKHGVNPADCSSAERCILAYLYDLYTSCSHLKSKFGEIFSDFCSKVKNSIYCNIDPSDSNMLWDPEFMIDTIENPSAHNFSHSMAGKILNDNPANRYSFVCNVLMYVCVGHHDPERVNDIGILCAELTAYCRSLSAEWLGVLKALCCSSNNGNCGFNDLLCNVDVSDLSFHDSLATFVAILIARQCLLLEDLVRCVAIPSLLNAACSEQDSEPGARLTCRILLHLFKTPQRNPCHQDSSKSDKPSVGIRSSCDRHLLAASQNSIVVGAVFAVLKAVFMLGDAELKGSGFSHPAGLDDITEDDLCSKKTGGRSVSIETASLDAYAKYVLKSICQQEWVGERCLKSLSEDSSALQDPVLVNVQAQRLLQLICYPHRQLDSEEGDNPQRQRIKRILQNMDQWTMRQSSLELQLMIKQSTGSELNSLLENIAKATIEVFQKSAEMNSSNPSGNGSAGLGSIGSAVTNSSNASKLKPVLSSSERSGVWLVAPLIAKLATSVQGHVLKAAGEELEKGQHLGSSSRKERDRQKQKSMSLLSQQPFLSLVLTCLKGQDEQREGLLTSLYSQVQQIVTNWREDQYQDDCKAKQLMHEALKLRLNLVGGMFDTVQRSTQQTTEWAVLLLDIISSGTVDMQSNNELFTTVLDMLSVLINGTLAADMSSISQGSMEENKRAYMNLVKKLRKELGDRQSESLEKVRQLLPLPKQTRDVITCEPQGSLIDTKGNKIAGFDSLFKKEGLQVSTKQKISPWDVFEGLKHSAPLSWGWFGTVRVDRKVTKFEEQQRLLLYHTHLKPKPRSYYLEPLPLPPEEEEPPTPVPPEPEKKPIEAVKPEKIAPTNTDSSKKKPSKKKRSQSTSKTEDYGANTQRGLSYGGGMPPDLVHAQPGHPFNRMGYVQPPMGMYTQNQPLPAGLFYMEVALTGHRVLCLFGPPP, encoded by the exons ATGGCCGCTTTCGGGATGCTAAGTTGCGAACACCGGCCCCTGAAGCGGCCAAGACTTGGGCCTCCCGATGTTTATCCACAGGACCCCAAGCAGAAAGAG GATGAGTTGACAGCACTGAATGTGAAACAGGGGTTCAATAACCAGCCGGCAGTTTCGGGAGACGAACATGGCAGTGCGAAAAATGTCAACTTTAACCCctccaag ATCAGTTCAAATTTCAGCAGCATTATTGCTGAGAAGCTGCGGTGTAACACATTCCCTGACACAGGCAAGAGGAAACCCCAGGTCAACCAGAAGGATAATTTCTGGCTGGTTACAGCAAGGTCCCAGAGCTCCATCAACAACTGGTTCACAGACCTAGCAGGAACTAAACCCCTCACACAGCTTGCTAAGAAG GTGCCGATATTCAGTAAGAAGGAGGAGGTGTTCGGCTATTTGGCAAAATACACTGTGCCAGTTATGCGGGCGGCCTGGCTAATCAAAATGACATGCGCGTACTACGCTGCCATCACTGAGACCAAAGTGAAGAAGAGGCATGTGATTGACCCCTGCATAG AGTGGACACAAATAATCACCAAGTACCTCTGGGAGCAGCTCCAGAAAGTTGCTGAGTTTTACCGGCAGTCATCCAGCCAGGGCTGTGGGTCTCCACTACCGGCCACACCAGTGGAGGTGGAGACTGCAATGAAACAGTGGGAGTACAACGAGAAACTGGCCATGTTCATGTTCCAG GACGGCATGCTGGACAGACATGAGTTCCTGACCTGGGTTCTCGAGTGCTTTGAGAAGATCAGGCCTGGAGAGGACGAGCTACTGAAGCTGCTCCTGCCCCTCATGCTGCAG TACTCTGGCGAGTTTGTGCAGTCTGCCTACCTCTCGAGGCGGCTGGCCTATTTCTGTACTCGCCGGCTAGCGTTACTACTGAGTGATGGGAGTGTGGGACCAGGACCGGGAGGGCACCAGGCCCACGGGATCTCAGCACAGCCCGGGAACGCTCTGCCACAGACGCCAACCCCTCAACCTGCTGGGGGGAACCAGCCGCAAACTCCCTTCACTGACTTCTACATCTGCCCGCAGCATCGGCCTCTGGTCTTTGGACTTAGCTGCATGTTACAG AGTATCGTGCTGTGCTGCCCCAGTGCTCTGGTGTGGCACTACTCCCTAATGGACAGCAGGAACAAGACTGGTTCGCCTTTGGACCTGCTGCCCATAGCACCGTCCAACCTGCCCATGCCAGGTGGGAACACGTCCTTTACACAGCAG GTCAGAGCAAAGGTTCGAGAAATTGAGGAGCAGATCAAAGAGCGTGGCCAGGCTGTGGAAGTCAGGTGGTCGTTCGATAAGTGCCAGGAAACCACAGCAG GGTTCACGATTGGACGCGTCCTGCACACACTGGAGGTCCTGGACAGCCACAGCTTCGAGAAGTCTGACTTCAGCAACTCCCTGGACTCCCTCTACAACCGCATCTTTGGCGCGGGCCAGAGCAAAGACGGTCACGAG ATGTCCCCGGATGATGACGCGGTGGTGACCCTGCTGTGCGAGTGGGCGGTGAGTTGCAAGCGGTCTGGGCGACATCGAGCCATGGTGGTGGCAAAACTCCTAGAGAAGAGGCAGGCTGAGATCGAGGCTGAG AGGTGTGGGGAGTCTGAAGTTGTGGACGAGAAGGGCTCTGTTTCCTCAGGATCGCTTTCTGCTGCTACCCTGCCAGTCTTCCAGGACGTCTTGTTGCAGTTCCTGGACACACAGGCTCCCACACTCA ctgagCCAGGGAATGAGAGTGAGCGTGTGGAGTTCTCAAACCTGGTGCTCCTCTTCTGTGAACTCATCCGGCACGACGTTTTCTCGCACAACATCTACATGTGCACGCTGATCTCGAGAGGGGACCTGGCCTCTGACTCCCACCTTCCCCGCCCCCGCTCCCCCAGCGAGGAGCCCGCTGACGAGTCAGACCGCAAGGAGCAGGAGGCTGGAGCTGGGGGTGGGGGCAAGATGGAG GATGCTGGCCTCTCAGAGTCAATGGAAATTGATCAGAACTCCAACGCCATTTTCGACGAT ATGTTCTCTCCTCCGATGCACTGTGAGTCCAAGGGCAGCCCCTCCCCGGAGAAACCCAACTCAGAACAGGATGGGAAAACTCTGGCCAAGGACAAGGGCCCCGACCCGGCATTCCCCCTGGTGTACGAGCTGCCTCGGCACATCCAGTACGCAACGCACTTCCCCATCCCCCAG GAGGAGAGTGCCAGCCACGAGTGTAACCAGCGATTAGTGGTTCTATACGGTGTGGGGAAGCAGCGAGACGAAGCGCGGCACGCCATCAAGAAAATCACCAAAGATATCCTGAAGGTGCTGAACCGGAAAAGCACAGCAGAAACTG GGGGTGAAGAAGGACAGAAGCGGAAGAGGAATAAGCCCGAAGCTTTCCCTACGGCGGAAGATATCTTCTCCAAATTCCAGCATCTCTCCCACTTCGACCAGCACCAGGTCACCTCTCAG GTGTCTCGAAATGTCCTGGAACAGATCACCAGCTTTGCCTTAGGGATGTCTTACCACCTGCCACTGGTCCAGCACATCCAGTTCATCTTCGACCTCATGGAATACTCCCTCAACATCAGTGGCCTCATTGACTTTGCCATTCAG CTGCTGAACGAGCTAAGCCTGGTGGAGGCGGAGCTGCTGCTGAAGTCCTCCAGCCTGGTTGGCAGCTACACCACGGGGCTGTGCCTGTGTATCGTGGCCGTGCTTCGGAGGTACCACTCCTGCCTCATTCTCAACCCCGACCAGACGGCACAGGTCTTTGATGG GTTGCGCATTGTGGTGAAGCATGGAGTGAACCCTGCAGACTGCTCCTCGGCAGAGCGCTGCATCCTGGCCTACCTGTACGACCTCTACACCTCCTGCAGCCACCTCAAGAGCAAGTTCGGGGAGATCTTCAG TGATTTCTGCTCAAAGGTGAAGAACTCCATATACTGCAACATTGACCCCTCAGACTCGAACATGCTGTGGGACCCTGAATTCATGATCGACACCATCGAGAATCCCTCGGCTCACAACTTCAGCCACTCCATGGCAGGCAAGATCCTGAACGACAACCCGGCCAACCGCTACAGCTTTGTGTGCAATGTGCTCATGTACGTGTGTGTGGGCCACCACGACCCAGAGAG AGTGAATGACATTGGGATCCTGTGTGCAGAGCTCACTGCCTACTGTCGGTCCCTGAGTGCAGAGTGGCTGGGCGTACTCAAGGCCCTCTGTTGCTCCTCCAACAATGGAAACTGTGGCTTCAACGACCTGCTCTGCAACGTGGAT GTGAGTGATCTCTCTTTCCATGACTCCCTGGCGACCTTTGTTGCAATCTTGATTGCCCGCCAGTGCCTGCTGTTGGAGGATCTGGTCCGCTGTGTGGCGATTCCTTCACTTCTCAATGCAG CCTGCAGTGAGCAGGATTCGGAGCCTGGTGCCAGGCTAACCTGCAGGATTCTCCTCCATCTCTTCAAAACCCCGCAGCGCAACCCCTGCCATCAGGACAGCAGCAAGTCAG ATAAGCCCTCGGTTGGTATCCGGTCCTCCTGTGATCGACACCTACTGGCTGCTTCCCAGAACAGCATTGTGGTGGGAGCTGTCTTTGCAGTCCTGAAGGCAGTCTTCATGTTGG GCGATGCTGAGTTGAAGGGCTCGGGGTTCTCTCACCCTGCGGGGCTCGATGACATTACGGAAGATGACCTGTGCTCCAAGAAGACAGGTGGTCGCTCGGTCTCTATAGAAACGGCTAGCTTGGATGCGTACGCCAAGTACGTGCTGAAGAGTATCTGCCAGCAG GAGTGGGTGGGGGAGCGCTGCCTCAAGTCTCTCTCGGAGGACAGCAGTGCTCTGCAGGACCCCGTCCTCGTCAACGTCCAGGCCCAGCGCCTCCTGCAGCTCATCTGCTATCCGCACCGGCAGCTGGACAGCGAGGAGGGGGATAACCCGCAGAGACAGAGGATCAAACGCATCCTGCAG AATATGGATCAGTGGACCATGAGACAATCCTCTTTGGAGCTCCAGCTCATGATCAAGCAGAGCACAGGCAGT GAGTTGAACTCCCTGCTGGAGAACATTGCGAAGGCGACTATCGAAGTGTTCCAGAAGTCAGCCGAGATGAACTCCAGTAACCCCTCTGGGAACGGGTCTGCAGGGCTGGGCAGCATCGGCAGCGCGGTGACAAACAGCAGCAACGCCAGCAAGCTAAAGCCAGTCCTGAG CTCGTCAGAACGCTCAGGAGTCTGGCTGGTGGCCCCTCTTATCGCCAAGCTAGCCACGTCTGTGCAGGGCCACGTGCTGAAGGCCGCGGGAGAGGAGTTGGAAAAAGGGCAGCACCTGGGCTCCTCGTCCCGCAAGGAGAGGGACCGGCAGAAACAGAAGAG CATGTCTCTGCTGAGCCAGCAGCCCTTCCTGTCTCTGGTGCTGACATGCCTGAAAGGGCAGGATGAGCAGAGAGAGGGGCTCCTCACCTCCCTCTACAGCCAGGTTCAGCAG ATTGTCACCAACTGGCGCGAGGACCAGTATCAGGATGACTGTAAAGCCAAACAGCTGATGCATGAAGCCTTGAAGCTGCGGCTCAACCTG GTTGGAGGGATGTTCGACACAGTCCAGCGCAGCACCCAGCAGACCACCGAGTGGGCCGTCCTTCTCCTGGACATCATCAGCAGCGGCACGGTCGACATGCAGTCCAACAA CGAGCTGTTCACCACAGTACTGGACATGCTCAGTGTTCTCATTAATGGCACGCTAGCGGCTGACATGTCCAGCATCTCTCAGGGCAGCATGGAGGAGAACAAGAGGGCCTACATGAACCTGGTCAAGAAACTCAGG AAAGAGCTTGGGGACAGACAATCGGAGAGCCTGGAGAAGGTGCGTCAGCTGCTCCCCCTCCCCAAACAAACCCGGGACGTAATCACCTGCGAGCCCCAGGGCTCCCTCATTGACACCAAAGGGAACAAGATTGCCGGCTTTGACTCGCTCTTCAAGAAGGAG GGTTTGCAGGTGTCGACGAAACAGAAGATCTCCCCCTGGGACGTGTTCGAGGGTCTGAAGCACTCTGCGCCGCTGTCCTGGGGCTGGTTTGGGACGGTGCGTGTGGACCGCAAGGTGACCAAGTTCGAGGAGCAGCAGCGCCTCCTGCTCTATCACACCCACCTGAAGCCCAAACCACGCAGCTACTACCTGgagcccctgcccctgccccccgAGGAGGAGGAGCCCCCTACCCCCGTCCCGCCCGAGCCAGAGAAGAAACCCATCGAGGCTGTCAAGCCGGAGAAGATCGCCCCCACCAACACAGACTCCAGCAAGAAGAAACCAAGCAAGAAGAAGCGCAGCCAGTCCACCAGTAAGACAGAG GATTATGGTGCAAACACACAACGTGGACTATCCTATGGGGGAGGGATGCCACCAGACCTTGTGCATGCCCAGCCAGGGCACCCCTTCAACAGGATGGGGTACGTGCAACCCCCTATGGGGATGTACACACAGAACCAGCCTCTGCCAGCAG GCCTGTTTTATATGGAAGTAGCCCTCACAGGACATCGAGTGCTGTGCCTGTTTGGTCCTCCTCCCTGA